The stretch of DNA tatggatttcacatgactgggaatacagatgtgcatttgttggtcacagaatggtcctcacaatgggcctcaggatcttgtcacagtatttttgtgcattcaaattgccaccaacaaaatgctaaaggagtctgttgtctgtagctaaggactgcccataccataaccccaccgccaccatggggcacgctGTTCACAAAGTTGACATCGGCAAACCACTCGCCCGCAAgacgccatacatgtggtctgtggttgtgaggccggttggacctaatgccaaattctctaaaatgacattggaggctgTTTATGGTAGTGAAataaacattacattctctggcaacagctctggtggacattccttcagtcatcatgccaattgcacgctccctctacttgagacatctgtggaattatgttgtgtgacaaaactgcacattttggagtggccttttttgtccccatcacaaggtgctcctgtgtaatgagcatgctgttaaattagcttcttgatatgccacacctgtcagttggattaattatcttggcaaagaagaaatgctcactaacagggatgtaaacaaatttgtgctcacaatttgagagaaataagctttttgtgcatatggaatgtTTCtgagatttattttattttagctcatgaaacatgggaccaacactttacatgtagaTTTTATAGTTTTGTTCTGTGtttataggatgagccatgactagaatacagtatatacatataaagtgggtaaaacagtatgtaaacattattaaagtgaccagtctTCAATGACTTCAATGGGCAGCACTCTAAGGTGCAGAGTAGAGTACCTGGTCGTAActggctagaacagtgactaaggttcagggcagggtactgggccgAGGCCAGCTAGCGGTGACtaacagtcttatggcctggagattgaagctgtttctcagtctctcggtcccagctttgatgcagctgtactgtctccaccttctatggtagcgaggtgaacaggctgtggctcgggttgctgagggcaggcagtgtgcccctggtgatgAATTGGTCtgcccgcaccaccctctggagagccttgcgggtGTGGAcggtgcaattgccataccaggcggtgattccagcccgacaggatgctctcaatggtgcatctgtagaagtttgtgggggtcttaggggccaagatacatttcttcagcttcctgaggttgaagaggcgctgttgcggcGGCTTCACCAAACTGTCTGTGAAGGGACaatttcaggttgtcagtgatgtaCTTCCTCTTTCCTCCCCAAGCCCTAGCTGCTAGCATCATGCGTCTCATACAGAGCTGCCAGGGTCACGTTGTGTCTCGTGCAGAGCTGTAAATAGTAAACACTGGGTTAGTAGCCCTTGTCTGACCCAGCCCTCAGATAATGGGATTCTTCCTGTGTTACCTCCATCTGTGTGTTTTTAAAACCTGCTCTTGTGCAAAGAACAGACATATGCACATTAAACCATTCCAGTGTCTACCCAAGCCAAGCACACAAAAGGCTGTAGTGTGGAAGAGGATGAAGTATCTTATGATTATTTCCATGATTCAGTGAAGATCCTCTCATGTGAAGAAAAGATTGTTGAGACTGTTGTTGAGACTAGGGTCTTCAAATGTTTATTTGTCAGGATCCTGTGATGCTATTCCTGTACTCACTCCCCGTGGTCTTAAGCTTTATGTTCCTGTCGGTTTGTTTGAGTAACCACCTCTGCAGCTCTTTCTTCTTCCGCCGGGCTCTATTTTTAAAACCGGAACATATTTAAGAATTTATACTTCAGAGGGAAACTGAACTGGCTGTCTGGCTTAGGATACAGCTTCCTGTGAAGGGATGAAGggaaggaggaaaggaaaggagtgggTTGGTGGGGTGGTTAGTGAGATGTATGCTTCCGATGGAGGTCTCTCAATCCACTTTGTACTCAGCTGTACTGTGGCTGGCTACCAATGACTTCATTGTTTCTGCTTCCTTACGtgcatcctcctcctccataAACCTCTCAGCTATTGTAATAGAAGTGGAATCACAGTTTGATGACCTCAATACAAAGGTTAGAATTGAGGCTTCTTCTCAAAGTAACCttactgtgtgtgcgtgcgtgtgcaatGGTTTTGTTGTTATAATGTAATACATGTGTTCCTTTCTCTGACTTAAACACAGCTGCTGAGCTAGTCTACCTTGCCCGACTCATtcatgtactgtactgttgacCAAGAGATACTGTATTTCTTTTTCAATATTGCATCATGTGCAGATAGTCAACCTGAACTCAGaggtagacataacatagtaaaagtAAATCTGGTACACAGTTTCGTacagtatgtattaatttgtggatgtccatcatccatttcgtgtgTTACGAATTTCAATTCGTACaatgttacgaatttgctaaaTGCATGAAATGTTCTACGTATTCCAATTTGTTttgcctaatgttagctaagtgGCTAAAGCTAACATTGGCTAGGTGGctaaagacgtggatgtcgatttaaaGGAGCCCCCGCACCTTAATCTtaattgggttaaatgcggaaagacacatttcagttgtacaactgactaggtatccttcTTTCCCCTTTAATTTGAGTCTTCCGGagttacgtttactatgttacgtttagtctgagaccaggctgagatAGTAGAATACAGCAAGTAGGCTAAATCTTGCCCCAATAACTCTAACCAAGATTCCCACTCAGTCAATCTGAATCCACAGGTTCCAAGGTGAGAGAGAAACCTGGCAGACCAGGTGCTTTGAACAGTGCCAACACCCCAAGCAATCTCTTTCTTACTACATACAGACCCACTATAGCAGACTGTCCTCTAAGGCAATGTCTTTATTGCTATGGACAAATGTAGACTTCCCATGATGTGTGAGATTGTGCAAAAGTTTCCATCTTGGCCAATCTTTATGTGATTACGTCCGCTAGCTTGTTTGCAGGTTGTTGGTTTAGTAAATTGCAGATTTAACTTCCGACTGTCACTTTTGGGAAGTTACTCTGGAGAAGGACAGTGGAATAACAGCTGCTCCTAGGCTTGTTTTTTTGTTGGTATATTGTGTTTGGCAGCTTTTCAAAGTTATGTTCCTGACACTTAACCATATTGGGTAACTTTCCAACACACCATCCGTTGCGCAAAGACGTAAGAAGGGCCAGCTGATGTAACTGGGATATCTTTTATGACACAGTTATACAGGGACTGGCTGTTCTGCTGCCCTATATCAGTGTACAACTGGTGATTTTAATTACGTCTTATTGTGCTTTTCTTTTGTTTTTCCAGATAAAGCCACTCACACACTGCCGCTACTCCCAAATTGTGGAAGGTATACCCAATAACAATGTTAATTCAATCAGTGAGTCAGTTCATTCATTCTTTCCCATGGTGTTATACAGTAGGTGAATCCAGTATGTGTTTTAACAGAGGTTTGCGGAGACCAACATATCTTTCGAAGATGCAGAGTTCCAATAACATTGCCCATGCCAGGAGGGCAGTCCAGCAGCTGAGAATAGAAGCCAGCATTGAGAGAATTAAGGTACGCTTCTCAAACAACCCATATATCCATATATACCAAGATATACGTATATGACATTACATGTTCCATCCTGCAAGAACTTAGTCTGGCTGACACCAGCTCTCAAAGTCCTATGTAGTCGTGTGGGTTGCGTCAGGCAGGCTAGCAAGACCTGCCTTCTCTGACCTTCTCTGAccttctctctatgtgtgtgttgcCTTTTGTTGCCAATTGTAACCTGCTGTATGATTCTCTCCTGCAGGTGTCCAAGGCCTCAGCAGACCTGATGCACTACTGTGGAGAACAGGGTAAATATGACCCTCTACTCATGGGTATCCCAGCCTCTGAAAACCCCTTCAAAGACAAGAAGCCATGCACTATATTATAGTAGCGGAATAGCTGAATTaccttttgtttttttatttgtattcttTTATAGTGAGAAATATACAACGTTAATACCGGTACACTATTTGCCTTAAGGCCAGCCCAGTCCCACTCCCCATGTTTCCTTGTACTTTAGGTTGATTTCAAAATGTTACCTtagggcctatagggctctggtcaaaagtagtgcaatataaagggaatagggtgccatttgggactaatTCACTCTCTCCTTTAAACAAGTGCCATCTTGGTAGAATCAGAATCATTGGtcttctctctccatcagatACAACAATTAATTTGTGACCCAGAAAAAAAGCTTTTAGTTCAGTCAGTCATGAATAGATAAGAGCTCATTCTGAGGCTCCCCTCAACAGAGACTGGTGTTCTTTCAGATTGTTACCATATGTTATGCAGACTAAAGACCAGCTGGGTTTGAACAGGGGGTTCCCAACTTTGTCCTGTTAACACTAAAACAGTTTCTTTAAAATGTACATCAACTTACTGGCAGcaaatgtattttacagtacagcTACTGTAATCCATTTTACTGTAATCCATTTTACAGTACCACAAATGTTACTGTAATCCAATTTACAGTATATTACTGAAATTACCCATGCAGTAACATATTATCCAGTGTTCTTTGCAAGTTTTCATTTTTagatttacattttggtcatttagcgggCACTCTTGACCTTAGCagcttacagtcagtgcattcaaccaaGGTTGATaaacacatatcacagtcatagcaagtaaaaaGTTTCTTTAACCGTAGATAccattttatgtctctgtgtccagtatgaaggacgttTAAAagtagtttcgcgagccaatgctaactagcgtcaTTACAATGACTGGAAATCTATGGGTAAACTGACAGTGGCTACAGGGCGAAACAGATCAAAGGACAGGGTTAGCTACTCAACCATGAATGGTTTTGAGACTTGCTGCCACTCTGATCTACCCCTATATACATTTAATTGTTAGGGAACTACTACCACCTATCACTTGGTACAGCACTCTCACTAatgggtgcaacaaatatagccgCTTACAAGACACTCCTCAAAATATATTAATTAATGACTGAGAAACAACAATACCATAAACCAGTTAGTGTTCAAAAGGTTTTTGGCTCTCCAAAAATACGGTATTGGTAATGTATTATAAATTACAGTAAATTACTGGTAGCAATTAGCCAGAAAGGTTTGTAGAATtcctaaaatacagtatattgccGTATTCTGTAGgggtacagcattctcactcaTTGGTGCAAaaaatatagcctcttacaatTTACGTTATTTTACTGTGCACTCTACAATGTTTTACTGTTGAAATTACAGAAAAGTCTTAGTGTGCTGTAAAACAAATGCATGATATTTTACTGTGCCTTCTATGATAATCTACTGTATTCAgtttatacagtatcatactgttGATTAATACAGTAAGTAACAGATAAAATTACAAAAACATCTAACGGTGCACATCAGCTGGAGCATAAATAATGTCAACGGCCCTAAAGCATTGCAGTTGCACCACACTAGTTAAACCTTTCAGCTCCGGATTGCGTCAGTCAGTCCCCACACAGTAGCTTCTTTGGAAAACAATCAGTCTAGTTTGAATGCTGCTGATAAGCTTGTAATAACCTTATTATGTAAATCAGCCAGTCCCATGACACAGGAGTACACTAACCAGTGCTGATGGACTGGTAAACCACTGTATGGCTttgttccaaatggcatcctattccctatatagtgaactacttttgaccagagccctatgggcccttgttaaaagtagtgcactaaagggAAAAGGCTGTCATTTGGGACTGACAAGTGAATGCCCCATCAAAACAAGAGAGGGCAGGCTGGCCAAAAGGCCATGGCCTCTGTGACAAATGAACACACTCTCAAAGGGTGCCTGTCATTCTGTAAGGGAAAACATCTAGCTTGCATCCACAGGGCCTGAAGAAAGTTAAAGCATGACCGCTTCACCATGTTTAACAAGCATTGTTTTGTTTCTGCAAAGACAATG from Salvelinus fontinalis isolate EN_2023a chromosome 5, ASM2944872v1, whole genome shotgun sequence encodes:
- the LOC129855453 gene encoding guanine nucleotide-binding protein G(I)/G(S)/G(O) subunit gamma-12-like, with product MQSSNNIAHARRAVQQLRIEASIERIKVSKASADLMHYCGEQGKYDPLLMGIPASENPFKDKKPCTIL